One Alcaligenes ammonioxydans DNA segment encodes these proteins:
- a CDS encoding LPS O-antigen chain length determinant protein WzzB, whose protein sequence is MNTVSQNPEANTRNISLSDLIRLFWKSKKIILAVTLLCTCLSIGYLVLVQPTYQATTRVLPPQASDLAEYVESVNTIDTGISEKDTPRPLDSAHVYGIFYTNLKSDSIKNKFLTQYYLPYFAPKDEVETEQVAKRLDKSLSITGSTAEGGGLNVSIKAKDPKLAAQWANDYTQLAVQATHAELLKNLQSEISAKKQSTENRIATLRQLEQDLQNLKIGRLQDALTVAKAMELEAPMPGTTVITLDNSPGNENSFMRGTRSLQAEIDVLSKRKDQDAYIAGLPKLLTQQALLQTLNSNPEFSVARIDMAAQPPYEPIKPIKPLVLLIGIIFGLFLGMFVVLIVSTIRND, encoded by the coding sequence GTGAACACTGTTAGCCAGAACCCTGAAGCCAATACAAGAAACATTAGTCTGAGCGATCTAATTAGGCTGTTTTGGAAATCAAAAAAAATAATTCTAGCAGTCACTCTGCTGTGCACCTGTCTTTCCATTGGCTATTTGGTGTTGGTACAACCCACCTACCAAGCCACCACGCGAGTGCTGCCTCCTCAGGCAAGCGATTTGGCCGAGTACGTCGAGAGCGTGAATACGATAGACACGGGCATTTCCGAGAAAGACACTCCACGTCCACTGGACTCCGCGCATGTTTACGGGATTTTCTACACCAACCTCAAATCAGACTCGATCAAAAATAAATTTTTGACGCAATACTACCTTCCTTATTTTGCGCCCAAAGATGAAGTCGAGACCGAGCAGGTTGCAAAGCGTCTGGACAAATCCTTGAGTATTACAGGCTCTACGGCAGAGGGTGGCGGCCTGAACGTTTCCATTAAAGCGAAAGATCCAAAACTGGCGGCTCAGTGGGCCAATGACTATACACAACTTGCCGTACAGGCTACTCATGCCGAGCTGCTCAAGAACCTGCAAAGTGAGATCAGCGCAAAAAAACAAAGCACCGAAAACCGGATAGCAACGCTACGTCAGCTGGAGCAGGACCTTCAGAACCTGAAAATAGGGCGCCTTCAGGACGCCTTGACCGTGGCCAAAGCCATGGAACTGGAAGCGCCGATGCCAGGCACAACTGTCATCACGCTGGACAACAGCCCCGGCAATGAAAACAGCTTTATGCGGGGGACACGATCGTTACAGGCCGAGATAGACGTGCTTAGCAAGCGCAAGGATCAGGACGCCTACATTGCTGGCTTGCCCAAACTGCTGACTCAGCAGGCCTTGCTGCAGACCCTCAACAGCAATCCCGAGTTCTCGGTAGCCCGCATCGATATGGCTGCACAGCCACCGTATGAGCCCATCAAGCCAATCAAACCCTTGGTCTTGCTGATAGGGATTATTTTCGGTCTATTCCTGGGGATGTTTGTTGTACTGATTGTCAGCACAATCAGAAATGATTGA
- a CDS encoding sugar transferase, which translates to MNTLPSRRFQKKHEQILLSSPFLLFVGWLVSVALPTALHWGLNGLLTPDLGQKTALIVASIAFVICHFVVRKINTSYPGGQSSMFIAPQVITIYVLVALVSLLLTLNLSRFILLTSGACALLWFYLEHFSTQKYRRLKLAIIKGGMSDHLFELDNVDARELTTLDLQNVRYDAVVADFNDLSKDDERFLTQCALKRIPVYDASLVYESLSGRVRINRMSENNLGALLPTKVYETTKLLMDLGIVLLSLPIVLPIGLITALLIKLESPGPVIYTQQRIGLGNKEFTIYKFRSMRFDREQPEQFAGEDDPRITRVGKIIRKLRIDELPQFLNIIKGEMSLIGPRPEQPNFVRAFDEQIPFYNYRHVVKPGITGWAQVRQGYTDDADATRIKIEHDFYYIKNCSTYLDLHIVFLTIKTMLTGFGAR; encoded by the coding sequence ATGAATACCTTACCTAGCCGCCGCTTTCAGAAAAAACACGAGCAAATCCTGCTCTCTTCGCCATTCCTGCTGTTTGTAGGCTGGCTGGTTTCCGTTGCCCTGCCCACTGCCCTGCATTGGGGCTTGAACGGCTTGCTGACACCCGATCTGGGCCAGAAAACGGCCTTGATCGTGGCCTCCATCGCCTTTGTCATTTGCCACTTTGTGGTTCGCAAGATCAACACGTCCTATCCGGGCGGACAGTCGAGCATGTTCATTGCACCGCAAGTCATCACCATTTACGTGCTGGTTGCGCTGGTCTCCCTGCTCTTAACGCTGAACCTGTCTCGCTTTATCCTGCTCACGAGCGGTGCCTGTGCCTTGCTCTGGTTTTACCTGGAGCATTTCAGCACGCAAAAATATCGCCGCTTAAAGCTGGCGATTATCAAAGGGGGGATGAGCGATCATTTGTTTGAGCTGGACAATGTTGACGCTCGAGAGCTGACAACACTGGATTTGCAGAACGTTCGATATGATGCGGTGGTGGCGGACTTCAACGACCTGAGCAAAGACGATGAACGTTTTCTGACGCAATGCGCGCTCAAGCGCATTCCTGTCTATGACGCCAGTCTGGTTTATGAGTCGCTTTCAGGGCGTGTGCGAATCAACCGCATGTCCGAGAACAACCTCGGAGCCTTGCTGCCCACCAAAGTCTACGAGACCACCAAACTGCTGATGGACCTGGGAATCGTCCTGCTGTCCTTACCGATCGTGCTGCCCATTGGTCTGATCACTGCCTTGCTGATCAAACTGGAAAGCCCTGGACCAGTTATTTATACCCAGCAACGCATTGGGCTGGGTAACAAGGAATTTACCATTTATAAATTCCGCAGCATGCGCTTTGATCGCGAGCAGCCCGAGCAGTTTGCGGGCGAGGACGACCCACGCATCACGCGTGTTGGCAAAATCATCCGCAAGCTGCGTATTGACGAGCTTCCGCAGTTTCTTAATATCATCAAGGGCGAAATGAGCCTGATCGGCCCGCGCCCCGAACAGCCCAACTTTGTCAGGGCGTTCGACGAGCAGATTCCGTTTTACAACTACCGCCATGTGGTCAAGCCAGGAATTACGGGCTGGGCGCAAGTGCGGCAAGGTTATACGGATGATGCAGACGCCACCCGCATCAAGATCGAGCATGACTTCTATTACATCAAGAACTGCTCGACCTATCTGGATCTGCACATTGTCTTTCTGACCATCAAAACCATGCTCACCGGTTTTGGCGCTCGTTAA